A genome region from Brooklawnia propionicigenes includes the following:
- a CDS encoding class I SAM-dependent methyltransferase: MTETTYSEKTGGPTTSEEHRAAGHWLLAKMGKRVLRPGGIDLTRRLLGSLQISSADRVVELGPGIGRTAQLVLDGGYATYTGVDPNEDARRQIAAVLAGHHDAAVREGDARANGLPDGSADVVISEAMLTMQSAADKSTIAREVFRTLAPGGRWGLHELSLKPDDVDQSVVDQISKALSRTIKVGARPLTTRAWTELVTEAGFEIEWTDHHPMKLLSPTRIIADEGLRGALRFFNNVRRNPQARQRIMAMRKVFRANQDHLEAVALIARKPER; this comes from the coding sequence ATGACCGAAACCACGTACTCGGAAAAGACCGGCGGCCCCACGACCTCCGAAGAACACCGCGCGGCCGGCCACTGGTTGCTGGCCAAGATGGGCAAGCGGGTGCTGCGTCCCGGCGGCATCGACCTGACCCGCCGGCTGCTCGGCAGCCTGCAGATCTCCTCCGCCGACCGGGTCGTCGAGCTCGGCCCGGGCATCGGCCGGACCGCCCAGCTCGTCCTGGACGGTGGCTACGCCACCTATACCGGAGTCGACCCGAACGAGGACGCCCGCCGCCAGATCGCCGCGGTGCTCGCCGGGCACCACGATGCGGCAGTCCGTGAAGGCGATGCCCGCGCCAACGGCCTACCCGATGGCAGCGCGGATGTGGTGATCTCCGAAGCCATGCTCACCATGCAGTCGGCGGCCGACAAGTCCACGATCGCCCGTGAGGTCTTCCGCACGCTGGCGCCGGGTGGACGCTGGGGGCTGCATGAGCTTTCCCTGAAACCGGACGACGTCGACCAGTCCGTGGTCGACCAGATCTCCAAGGCGCTGTCGCGCACCATCAAGGTAGGTGCCCGTCCCCTGACCACCAGGGCCTGGACCGAACTGGTCACCGAGGCGGGCTTCGAGATCGAATGGACCGATCACCATCCGATGAAGCTGCTCAGCCCGACCCGGATCATCGCCGACGAGGGCCTGCGCGGCGCGCTGCGCTTCTTCAACAATGTGCGGCGCAACCCGCAGGCCCGGCAGCGCATCATGGCGATGCGCAAGGTCTTCCGCGCCAATCAGGATCACCTGGAGGCGGTGGCCCTGATCGCCCGCAAGCCTGAGCGCTAG